The following are encoded together in the Flavihumibacter fluvii genome:
- a CDS encoding phytanoyl-CoA dioxygenase family protein, translating into MTTGFAFTPEQITAYNRDGFLLIKQFCPKAEVDLLYQTALEDDAMRKNALDLNDQSGKKTRLSLWFTPGDDRFGYLTRSAKMVTGVSQLLDSDAPVCHFHSKLMQKEPKVGGAWEWHQDYGYWYKNQFMFPDQLISVMVALTPANKANGCLQVIKGSHKLGRVNHGFAGEQVGADMVMVNNALKTMDLVYCELDAGDALFFHPNLLHRSEANLSDYPRWSIISCYSSQSNLAYNESSTAWNVPVAVVPDEAILEWEAKSLSEADFLKKENDPALKETGWEKSVPVK; encoded by the coding sequence ATGACAACAGGATTTGCATTCACACCCGAACAAATAACCGCCTATAACAGAGACGGATTCCTGCTTATAAAACAGTTTTGCCCCAAAGCTGAAGTTGACCTTTTATACCAAACCGCACTTGAAGATGATGCAATGCGGAAGAATGCGCTGGACCTGAATGACCAATCTGGCAAAAAGACCCGGTTATCATTATGGTTCACTCCCGGTGATGACCGTTTTGGCTATTTGACGCGCAGTGCTAAAATGGTAACTGGAGTCAGCCAGCTATTGGACAGTGATGCACCGGTCTGCCATTTCCATAGCAAGCTCATGCAGAAGGAACCTAAAGTTGGCGGTGCCTGGGAATGGCACCAGGATTATGGTTACTGGTACAAAAACCAGTTTATGTTTCCTGACCAATTGATCAGCGTGATGGTGGCCTTAACTCCGGCCAATAAGGCTAACGGCTGCCTGCAGGTGATCAAAGGCTCACATAAACTGGGTCGTGTGAATCACGGTTTTGCGGGCGAACAGGTAGGGGCGGATATGGTAATGGTGAACAACGCCTTAAAAACCATGGACCTGGTTTATTGTGAACTCGATGCGGGTGATGCGTTGTTTTTCCATCCCAACTTACTGCATCGCTCAGAAGCTAATTTGTCTGATTATCCACGCTGGTCCATCATTTCGTGTTATTCATCACAATCCAATCTCGCCTATAATGAATCTTCCACCGCCTGGAATGTACCGGTAGCAGTAGTTCCGGATGAAGCCATCCTGGAATGGGAAGCGAAATCTTTAAGTGAAGCAGATTTTTTAAAAAAGGAAAACGATCCTGCTTTAAAAGAAACGGGATGGGAAAAATCTGTTCCTGTAAAATAA
- a CDS encoding Gfo/Idh/MocA family protein — MKIAMLGSGFIARFYATSLHAQRRRDHIVSVYSRSIENAKRFAEEYKFSHFTNDMDAAIRHPEVDVVIISLPNYLHEAAVEACAKAKKPVLCTKPLGRTAAEAKRMLQIVEESGIFAGYLEDLCYTPKFLKAVESVKDGSIGRVLWAKSREAHPGPHSDWFWDKESSGGGAIIDLGCHCVEISRGFIGKAIRPVEVMCWAATQVHPIEAEDHAICLVKYANGAIGQFEVSWTFRGGMDLRDEVMGTEGTIWLNSFLRTGFEMFTTGKGGYVAEKAESNSGWLFPVGDEAHELGYPNMFTDMFDAMENKREPLETFYDGYIVNAVLDAAFLSAKSGKWETVQIEDWRGEEGGGKIENFASFDSKYYLIKEEILPNGDEYVILKHKETGAVEKRKK, encoded by the coding sequence ATGAAAATTGCCATGTTAGGTTCGGGATTCATTGCCCGCTTTTATGCTACATCATTACATGCCCAAAGGAGAAGGGACCATATTGTTTCTGTTTATTCAAGGAGTATAGAAAATGCCAAACGCTTTGCAGAGGAGTATAAATTTTCCCATTTTACCAATGATATGGATGCAGCGATCAGGCATCCTGAAGTTGACGTAGTGATCATTTCTTTGCCTAATTACCTCCATGAGGCGGCTGTTGAAGCCTGTGCTAAAGCTAAAAAGCCTGTGCTTTGTACAAAACCGCTGGGGCGCACCGCTGCCGAAGCGAAACGAATGCTGCAGATCGTTGAAGAGTCTGGCATTTTTGCGGGCTACCTGGAGGATCTTTGTTATACCCCCAAATTCCTGAAAGCTGTTGAAAGTGTAAAAGACGGCAGCATTGGCAGGGTATTGTGGGCCAAGTCAAGGGAAGCGCATCCTGGTCCTCACAGCGACTGGTTTTGGGATAAGGAAAGTAGTGGTGGCGGAGCCATCATTGATTTAGGTTGCCATTGTGTTGAGATATCTAGGGGATTTATTGGTAAAGCTATCCGGCCAGTAGAAGTGATGTGCTGGGCAGCCACACAGGTGCATCCGATCGAAGCCGAAGACCATGCCATCTGCCTGGTGAAATATGCCAACGGAGCCATCGGTCAATTTGAAGTGAGCTGGACGTTCAGGGGGGGTATGGACCTGCGTGATGAGGTGATGGGTACTGAAGGTACAATCTGGCTGAATAGTTTTTTGCGAACTGGTTTTGAAATGTTCACTACCGGCAAAGGCGGTTATGTAGCGGAAAAGGCCGAAAGCAATAGTGGCTGGCTTTTTCCCGTGGGCGATGAAGCCCATGAGCTGGGCTATCCAAATATGTTCACCGATATGTTCGATGCCATGGAAAACAAACGCGAACCCCTGGAAACTTTTTATGACGGGTATATTGTTAATGCCGTTCTGGATGCTGCATTTTTATCGGCAAAGTCCGGTAAATGGGAAACAGTGCAAATTGAAGATTGGCGTGGGGAAGAGGGAGGGGGAAAAATAGAAAACTTTGCATCTTTCGATTCAAAATATTACCTGATCAAAGAAGAAATATTACCTAACGGGGACGAATATGTTATTTTAAAACATAAGGAAACGGGCGCCGTTGAAAAAAGAAAAAAATAG
- a CDS encoding 3-hydroxyacyl-CoA dehydrogenase NAD-binding domain-containing protein, giving the protein MKRTIKKIAVLGSGVMGSRIACHFAGTGLPVLLLDMVPRDAIESTDKAARNKLVNDALQTAIKSNPSPVYTKDVVKKISTGNFTDNMKDITGCDWIIEVVVERLDIKKIIFDQVEQFRKPGTLITSNTSGIPIHMMAEGRSEDFKKHFCGTHFFNPPRYLRLLEIIPTPDTSAEVIDFLMNYGSLQLGKTTVLCKDTPAFIANRIGVYGIMAIFGLVEKLGLSIDEIDLLTGPVIGRPKSATFRTADVVGIDTLVKVAKGVADNCPQDEQRAAFTIPSWLETMISNNWLGDKTGQGFFKKTKGAGGEKEILSLNLSTMAYGPRQKSKFATLDATKPIEDLKTRLVMLVQGTDKAGEFYRLFHYGLFSYISHRIPEISDELYRVDDAMMAGFGWEIGAFESWDTLGLEKTVVKMKEAGYAVAPWINEMIDSGAKTFYKVENGKRLFYDVNSKSYRPLPGGEAFIVMKNFEGQTIWKNSVCRTYHLGDEVLGLEWYTKMGSIGGEVLEGIQKSISLSEEKYKGLVIANDTPNFSAGANVGMIFMFAIEQEYDELDMAIRQFQHSMMRARYSSVPVVVAPHALSLGGACELTLHSDKACPAAETYIGLVELGVGLIPGGGGTKEFVLRAADEMHEDEPETITLKNRFLTIATAKVATSAQEAFDMGILRKGHDEVVLNPTRRIGVAKKSVLEMYDGGYVTPVQRTDVKVLGRSGLGALLAGINGMWRANYATDHDALVARKLAYVMCGGDLSEPTLVTEQYLLDLEREAFLSLCGEKKTLERIQSVLKSGKPIRN; this is encoded by the coding sequence ATGAAAAGAACGATCAAGAAAATAGCGGTGCTGGGAAGTGGTGTAATGGGTTCCAGGATTGCCTGCCATTTTGCCGGTACGGGTTTGCCCGTTTTATTATTAGATATGGTTCCCAGGGATGCTATTGAAAGTACAGATAAGGCAGCGCGAAATAAACTGGTAAATGATGCCTTGCAGACCGCAATAAAAAGCAATCCCTCTCCTGTATATACGAAAGATGTTGTGAAAAAAATCAGCACAGGGAATTTCACTGATAACATGAAAGATATCACTGGTTGCGATTGGATCATTGAAGTTGTGGTGGAAAGACTCGATATCAAAAAAATTATTTTTGACCAGGTTGAACAGTTCCGAAAACCAGGTACGCTTATAACATCAAACACATCCGGCATTCCCATCCATATGATGGCAGAAGGTCGTTCTGAAGATTTCAAAAAACATTTCTGCGGTACGCATTTTTTCAATCCACCCCGTTACCTGCGTTTACTGGAAATCATTCCAACGCCGGATACCAGTGCTGAAGTGATCGATTTCCTGATGAATTATGGCAGCCTTCAGTTAGGGAAAACTACTGTTTTGTGCAAAGACACTCCTGCATTTATTGCAAACAGGATTGGAGTATATGGTATTATGGCCATTTTTGGATTGGTGGAAAAACTAGGTTTATCGATAGATGAAATTGACCTGCTGACCGGACCGGTAATTGGCCGGCCCAAGTCTGCAACATTCCGTACTGCTGATGTAGTTGGTATCGATACCCTGGTTAAAGTTGCGAAAGGTGTGGCAGATAATTGCCCGCAGGATGAACAACGCGCTGCGTTTACCATCCCCTCATGGCTCGAAACCATGATCTCCAATAATTGGCTGGGGGATAAGACGGGCCAGGGATTTTTCAAAAAGACAAAAGGTGCTGGTGGTGAAAAAGAAATCCTCTCCCTCAACCTGTCGACCATGGCCTATGGTCCAAGGCAAAAGTCAAAATTTGCTACACTGGATGCCACTAAACCCATTGAAGACCTGAAAACAAGGTTGGTGATGCTGGTTCAGGGTACTGATAAAGCCGGCGAGTTTTACCGGTTGTTCCATTATGGCCTCTTCTCCTATATCTCACACCGGATACCTGAAATTTCAGATGAATTATATCGTGTTGATGATGCCATGATGGCCGGATTCGGGTGGGAAATTGGTGCATTCGAGTCGTGGGATACACTTGGGCTTGAAAAAACCGTAGTCAAAATGAAAGAGGCGGGTTATGCCGTGGCGCCATGGATCAATGAGATGATCGATTCTGGAGCAAAGACGTTTTATAAAGTGGAGAATGGTAAACGTTTATTCTATGATGTTAATTCAAAATCCTATCGCCCATTACCTGGCGGTGAGGCATTCATAGTGATGAAAAATTTTGAAGGTCAGACCATCTGGAAAAACAGCGTGTGCCGCACCTACCATTTGGGTGACGAGGTTCTTGGTCTGGAATGGTATACCAAAATGGGTAGTATTGGAGGTGAAGTATTGGAAGGTATCCAGAAATCAATTTCGCTGTCAGAAGAAAAATACAAGGGGCTGGTTATTGCTAACGACACCCCTAACTTCAGTGCCGGTGCTAACGTAGGCATGATCTTCATGTTTGCGATTGAACAGGAATATGATGAGTTGGATATGGCGATCAGGCAATTTCAACACAGCATGATGCGGGCCCGATATTCTTCCGTGCCGGTAGTCGTGGCACCACATGCACTTTCTTTGGGCGGGGCCTGCGAACTTACCCTGCATTCTGATAAAGCATGTCCTGCTGCCGAAACCTATATCGGTCTGGTGGAATTGGGTGTTGGATTGATTCCGGGTGGTGGTGGAACCAAGGAATTCGTCCTTCGCGCTGCCGATGAAATGCATGAAGATGAACCAGAGACCATTACTTTAAAAAACCGTTTCCTCACTATAGCCACAGCCAAAGTAGCCACCTCAGCGCAGGAAGCCTTTGATATGGGTATCTTGCGCAAGGGCCATGATGAAGTGGTACTTAATCCAACCAGGAGAATAGGTGTTGCAAAGAAATCTGTACTCGAAATGTATGATGGCGGATATGTTACACCAGTTCAGCGAACTGATGTAAAAGTTCTGGGAAGATCAGGGCTTGGTGCATTACTTGCCGGTATCAATGGTATGTGGCGCGCAAATTATGCAACTGACCACGATGCATTGGTTGCCAGGAAATTAGCCTACGTTATGTGTGGTGGCGACCTCAGCGAACCCACGCTTGTCACTGAACAATATTTACTTGACCTGGAAAGGGAAGCCTTCCTTTCGTTATGTGGTGAAAAGAAGACCCTGGAAAGAATTCAAAGTGTTTTAAAATCAGGAAAACCCATCCGGAATTAA
- the metG gene encoding methionine--tRNA ligase, whose amino-acid sequence MQSPKRYLITAALPYANGLKHIGHLAGAYLPADIYVRYLRSQKRDVVFVCGSDEHGTAIPIQAMKENTTPQAIIDKYHGIMKSNFEDLGISFDVYDRTSSPLHHETSQEFFTRLNDAGELETKETEQYFDEAANTFLADRYIKGTCPNCGFTGAYGDQCEKCGTTLSPDELINPVSTLSGQPPIKKKTTHWYLPLDRHEEFLRQWIIGEHSQDWRANVVGQCKSWIDGGLQARAVTRDLDWGIKVPLESARGKVLYVWFDAPIGYISATKQWGLNTGKDWRPYWEDKDTKLVHFIGKDNIVFHCIIFPIMLKLHGNILPDNVPSNEFLNLEGDKMSTSRNWKLDMQDYLDDFVKKENGGPQMVDALRYYLTQIAPETKDSEFTWKGFQDAVNNELVAIFGNFVNRAFVLMHKLTAGKVPPLHGDRTDDKDQAMIADIQLAKNKIETLLEGYKFREAQFEVIDLARKGNRYMQEKEPWIKAKKLGDGAETDEEQRSAQQEIDNTLHICLQLCANLAIFIHPFLPNTAKKMMYLMKVVDKMLDWDNAGKMKLLSVGYSLRAPELLFRKIEDMEIQEQIDKLKNNSVPAAGSLPETIAEVEKPATTPVKQEIVFDDFAKIDLRVGTIISAEKVEKADKLLKLSIDLGFETRTIVSGIALHFKPEEVIGRQVVVVVNLAPRKMRGIESNGMILMAEDNQGKLHFVQPENMVNAGAGVS is encoded by the coding sequence ATGCAATCACCAAAAAGATACCTGATTACTGCGGCTTTACCCTATGCCAATGGATTGAAGCATATTGGACACCTTGCCGGCGCCTACCTTCCGGCGGATATATATGTGCGTTACCTGCGTTCCCAAAAAAGGGACGTAGTATTTGTTTGCGGCAGCGATGAACATGGCACTGCGATCCCTATCCAGGCCATGAAAGAAAACACCACACCCCAGGCGATCATTGACAAATACCATGGTATCATGAAATCGAACTTTGAAGACCTCGGTATATCATTCGATGTTTACGACCGCACCAGTTCGCCCCTCCACCATGAGACCTCGCAGGAATTTTTTACCCGGCTGAATGATGCCGGAGAGTTGGAAACTAAGGAAACTGAACAATATTTTGATGAGGCAGCCAATACTTTCCTGGCCGACCGGTATATCAAAGGCACCTGTCCAAACTGCGGATTTACCGGAGCTTATGGTGACCAGTGCGAAAAATGCGGAACAACTTTAAGTCCGGATGAACTCATCAATCCTGTAAGTACCCTCAGCGGCCAGCCACCGATCAAAAAGAAGACCACCCATTGGTACCTGCCATTGGACCGCCACGAGGAATTCCTGCGGCAATGGATCATTGGTGAGCATAGCCAGGATTGGCGTGCTAATGTTGTAGGCCAGTGCAAAAGCTGGATTGACGGCGGCCTGCAGGCCCGGGCAGTAACACGGGACCTCGACTGGGGTATTAAAGTGCCCCTCGAAAGTGCCAGGGGAAAAGTATTATATGTTTGGTTCGATGCACCTATCGGGTATATCAGTGCCACCAAACAATGGGGACTCAATACTGGAAAAGACTGGCGACCATATTGGGAAGACAAAGACACCAAGCTGGTGCATTTCATTGGAAAAGACAATATCGTATTCCACTGTATCATTTTCCCGATCATGCTAAAACTGCATGGTAATATATTACCCGATAATGTGCCAAGTAATGAGTTCCTGAATCTGGAAGGTGATAAAATGAGTACCAGCCGCAACTGGAAACTTGATATGCAGGATTACTTAGATGACTTTGTGAAAAAGGAAAATGGCGGACCACAGATGGTAGACGCCCTGCGTTATTACCTGACCCAGATCGCACCTGAAACAAAGGATAGTGAATTTACCTGGAAAGGATTCCAGGATGCCGTGAATAATGAGCTGGTGGCCATTTTCGGTAATTTCGTGAATCGTGCATTCGTCCTCATGCACAAACTGACTGCCGGAAAGGTCCCGCCCCTGCATGGCGATAGGACAGATGATAAAGACCAGGCGATGATCGCGGATATCCAATTGGCAAAAAATAAAATTGAAACCCTGCTCGAAGGCTACAAATTCAGGGAAGCACAGTTCGAGGTAATTGACCTGGCACGGAAAGGCAACAGGTACATGCAGGAAAAAGAACCCTGGATCAAAGCAAAAAAACTGGGAGATGGTGCAGAAACAGATGAAGAACAAAGATCAGCACAACAGGAGATTGACAACACTTTACATATCTGCCTGCAATTGTGTGCCAACCTGGCCATTTTCATCCATCCATTTTTGCCGAATACAGCGAAAAAAATGATGTACCTGATGAAAGTGGTGGACAAAATGCTGGATTGGGACAATGCCGGAAAGATGAAATTACTAAGTGTAGGTTATAGCCTGCGCGCACCCGAATTATTATTCAGAAAAATAGAAGATATGGAAATACAAGAACAAATAGACAAATTAAAAAACAACAGTGTGCCGGCTGCAGGCAGTTTACCCGAAACTATTGCTGAAGTGGAAAAACCAGCAACTACACCAGTTAAACAGGAAATCGTATTTGATGATTTTGCAAAGATCGACCTCCGCGTAGGTACAATCATTTCAGCTGAAAAAGTAGAGAAAGCAGACAAGTTATTGAAACTCTCTATCGATCTCGGCTTTGAAACCAGGACCATTGTAAGCGGTATTGCCCTTCACTTCAAACCGGAAGAGGTCATTGGCAGGCAGGTAGTTGTAGTTGTAAACCTTGCCCCCAGAAAAATGAGGGGAATAGAAAGTAACGGTATGATTTTGATGGCAGAAGACAACCAGGGAAAACTTCATTTTGTTCAACCAGAAAATATGGTCAATGCCGGCGCAGGGGTCAGCTGA
- a CDS encoding NUDIX hydrolase yields the protein MFCLIVPVDLGMTFKREIKELFARGHESHLRNISVDCVIFGFHGGELKVLLLKALYSEHWALPGGFVGQDEDIDESANRVLQQRTGLSDIYLQQFRVFGEAGRATQKMNRKILSEIGIKGEKSWIFERFVTVGYYALVDFLKVKPASDHFSSGCEWFNVYELPQMMMDHDVIVAKALDYLRFQLNYHPVGNNLLPEKFTMPELQKLYETILGRNLDRRNFQRKILGVGILKRLQERKSGLSHKAPYYYKFDLRKYQKALQSGMGFQL from the coding sequence ATGTTTTGTCTTATTGTCCCTGTAGATTTGGGCATGACGTTCAAACGGGAAATAAAGGAATTGTTCGCCAGGGGTCACGAATCTCATCTACGGAACATATCGGTGGATTGTGTCATTTTTGGGTTCCATGGTGGGGAATTGAAAGTTTTGCTCCTGAAAGCCCTCTATAGTGAGCACTGGGCCCTTCCAGGCGGTTTTGTAGGGCAAGATGAAGATATTGATGAGTCCGCCAACCGGGTGCTGCAGCAAAGGACCGGGTTATCGGATATCTACCTCCAGCAGTTTAGGGTTTTTGGGGAAGCAGGCCGCGCTACCCAGAAAATGAACCGGAAAATCTTAAGCGAAATAGGCATAAAAGGAGAAAAGAGCTGGATATTTGAGCGCTTTGTCACTGTGGGCTATTATGCCCTGGTTGATTTTCTAAAGGTAAAACCTGCATCTGACCATTTTTCCAGCGGATGCGAATGGTTCAATGTATATGAGCTGCCGCAGATGATGATGGACCATGATGTTATAGTGGCAAAGGCCCTCGACTACCTCCGGTTTCAATTGAACTACCATCCTGTTGGCAATAACCTGCTACCAGAAAAATTCACGATGCCTGAATTACAAAAACTATATGAAACTATTTTAGGCCGAAACCTGGATCGCCGTAATTTTCAACGTAAGATACTGGGGGTTGGCATTTTAAAACGTTTGCAGGAACGGAAATCCGGATTAAGCCATAAGGCGCCTTATTATTATAAATTCGATCTGCGAAAATACCAGAAAGCATTGCAGAGCGGAATGGGTTTTCAATTGTAA
- a CDS encoding S66 peptidase family protein has translation MYRKDFLHKGMLAAMGLPFLHTDPPEVEDRSTMIIPPYLKAGDTIALTAPAGFITLEEIQPALIQLQSWGLTVKIGQTIGKRDGTFGGTDYERLQDFQQLLNDRQVKAIMCARGGYGLVRIIDQLDFSLLKRHPKWLIGFSDVTVLHAHLNRVVRMASIHSKMCNSFPDNWNIADPVQQETILSIRDALFGKPLSFSLPSGEFNRLGKAAGELIGGNCKTIESLAGSVSDIRTDHKILFLEDSGEYLYSIDRMFCNLKRSGKLENLAALIIGGFKVKPSEDPAEEFNRNLYQIILEKTSDCRYPVCFDFPVGHQRNNFALKCGVKVQVVINQDGVTLQEPIRH, from the coding sequence ATGTACCGCAAAGATTTTTTACACAAGGGAATGCTTGCTGCCATGGGGTTACCGTTTTTGCATACCGACCCACCCGAAGTAGAAGATCGTTCTACAATGATCATTCCGCCTTACCTGAAAGCCGGGGATACTATCGCACTTACTGCACCCGCCGGGTTTATTACACTGGAAGAAATTCAACCGGCATTAATACAACTGCAATCATGGGGGTTGACTGTTAAGATCGGGCAAACCATTGGCAAACGGGATGGCACTTTCGGCGGAACAGACTATGAACGTTTGCAGGATTTCCAGCAACTCCTGAATGATCGCCAGGTGAAAGCCATTATGTGTGCCCGTGGCGGATATGGCTTGGTGCGCATTATTGACCAGCTGGATTTCAGCCTGCTGAAGCGGCACCCAAAATGGCTGATCGGTTTTAGCGATGTAACGGTTTTACATGCCCACCTGAACCGGGTGGTCAGAATGGCTTCCATCCATTCAAAAATGTGCAATAGTTTTCCCGATAACTGGAATATCGCCGATCCTGTGCAGCAGGAAACAATCCTCTCGATACGCGATGCCTTATTTGGAAAACCTTTGTCTTTCTCGCTGCCATCGGGCGAATTCAACCGCCTGGGAAAGGCCGCAGGGGAATTAATTGGTGGAAATTGTAAAACGATCGAGTCTCTGGCAGGATCTGTTTCTGATATCCGCACCGACCATAAAATTTTGTTCCTGGAAGATAGCGGTGAATACCTGTACAGCATTGACCGCATGTTCTGTAACCTTAAAAGAAGCGGGAAACTCGAAAACCTGGCCGCACTTATTATTGGTGGTTTCAAAGTGAAACCTTCCGAAGACCCGGCAGAAGAATTCAACCGTAACCTGTACCAAATCATCCTGGAGAAAACATCGGATTGCCGTTACCCGGTCTGCTTCGATTTTCCTGTTGGTCACCAGCGAAATAATTTTGCACTGAAATGCGGGGTAAAAGTACAAGTGGTCATAAATCAGGATGGAGTGACCCTGCAGGAACCTATTCGACATTAA
- a CDS encoding RNA polymerase sigma factor, whose translation MHEPDFIERLQQGDETAFRQMVADWKDRIYNTALGIVQHESDADDITQEVFLAAWRSLQDFRAEATAGTWLYQITVRKAVDHLRKMKRQKRFGWIQSIWGKEIRLETDAPDFIHPGVQMEKKQDAAILFAAIRQLPEQQRIAFSLQKVEGLSVLEIAAITGVSVGAVESLLQRAKNNLRKSLATFYQNNRHEG comes from the coding sequence TTGCATGAACCAGATTTTATAGAACGGCTACAACAGGGTGATGAAACTGCTTTCCGGCAAATGGTGGCTGACTGGAAGGATAGGATATACAATACAGCCCTGGGTATTGTGCAGCATGAATCTGATGCAGATGATATCACCCAGGAAGTATTCCTGGCTGCATGGCGATCACTGCAGGATTTCAGGGCAGAAGCTACTGCAGGCACCTGGTTGTACCAGATCACTGTTAGAAAAGCAGTTGATCACCTGCGAAAAATGAAACGGCAAAAACGGTTTGGATGGATACAATCGATATGGGGAAAGGAAATACGGCTTGAAACTGATGCGCCTGATTTTATTCATCCAGGTGTGCAAATGGAAAAAAAACAGGATGCCGCCATATTATTTGCTGCCATCCGGCAACTACCAGAACAACAAAGGATTGCTTTCAGTTTGCAGAAGGTAGAGGGGCTTTCGGTTTTGGAAATAGCTGCAATAACCGGAGTATCAGTTGGCGCCGTAGAATCATTGCTGCAAAGGGCAAAAAATAATTTGAGAAAATCATTGGCAACATTTTATCAAAACAATCGTCATGAAGGATAA